In Elaeis guineensis isolate ETL-2024a chromosome 1, EG11, whole genome shotgun sequence, a genomic segment contains:
- the LOC105039552 gene encoding zinc finger CCCH domain-containing protein 18: MAGEDGSEEAAIERQLEQQLEEQKESLDAVKQALASDPSNPELHTVHEELLLAIKDAEEGLLHLKRTRLLKEADAIFSSQGPESIVQDVKVEPLDPRQIEPEPLESEKYSIGTKCRFRHTDGRWYNGHIVGFEGANSARISFLTPTSESMLMCKFFLQQRCRFGSNCRLSHGMVLPTSSLKQYVPTIWQQSLVGSSIWAISGGHSGIWRKAELESWDDELALAQVVFQDDGSLAKLGTDALSISEYAAMSDDEDDDLSSGTSEYSEEEEDGENETGHQGLGFLDATTTARGIQTDTALFAKWEHHTRGIASKMMASMGYREGMGLGVSGQGMLDPITVKVLPPQQSLDHAVASNETEENRAGQAKKRSRGGKRKRDKKYAEAVRAAKAEEQESDVFSFINAQLAGQDVANGSRSRHKKGAAEAQIITKKEDRRSLIAYDDEVKELRNRVEKLEEMVNRNRKDKIVYEAALRKLSETRKALADAESAHASASSAVVNKEKEKRWLKF, translated from the exons ATGGCGGGAGAAGATGGCAGCGAGGAGGCAGCGATAGAGCGACAGCTGGAGCAGCAGCTGGAGGAGCAGAAAGAGTCGCTGGATGCGGTGAAGCAAGCCCTTGCCTCCGACCCCTCCAATCCCGAGCTTCACACG GTCCATGAAGAGCTTCTCCTGGCAATCAAGGATGCAGAGGAAGGTCTTCTTCACCTAAAACGTACACGGTTACTGAAGGAAGCTGATGCAATCTTTTCAAGCCAAGGACCAGAGTCGATTGTTCAGGATGTCAAAGTGGAGCCTTTGGATCCGAGACAGATTGAACCAGAGCCATTAGAATCAGAAAAATACTCCATTGGAACAAAGTGTAGATTCCGTCATACAGATGGGCGCTGGTATAATGGTCACATAGTAGGATTTGAAGGTGCTAATTCTGCAAGGATCTCATTCCTTACCCCTACATCTGAGAGCATGCTG ATGTGCAAGTTCTTTCTACAGCAAAGATGTCGATTTGGTAGTAACTGCCGCTTATCACATG GAATGGTTCTTCCTACTTCATCATTGAAGCAGTACGTTCCCACCATATGGCAGCAGTCTTTGGTAGGTTCCAGCATCTGGGCAATTTCTGGAGGTCATTCTGGCATCTGGAGGAAAGCAGAGCTTGAGTCATGGGATGATGAGCTTGCACTGGCTCAGGTTGTCTTCCAAGATGATGGGAGCTTGGCTAAACTTGGGACCGATGCGCTCTCTATATCAGAATATGCTGCAATGAgtgatgatgaagatgatgatttgAGCTCAGGAACATCTGAATACagtgaagaagaggaagatggaGAGAACGAAACAGGCCATCAAGGCCTAGGATTCTTGGATGCCACAACAACAGCAAGGGGTATTCAGACAGATACAGCATTGTTTGCAAAGTGGGAACATCATACACGGGGCATCGCTTCCAAGATGATGGCCAGCATGGGTTATCGTGAAGGGATGGGATTAGGTGTCTCAGGTCAAGGCATGCTCGATCCAATTACAGTAAAAGTTCTCCCGCCTCAGCAATCTCTTGATCATGCAGTTGCCTCTAATGAGACTGAAGAGAATAGAGCAGGCCAAGCCAAGAAACGCAGCAGAGGTGGCAAAAGAAAGCGTGACAAGAAGTATGCAGAAGCTGTCCGGGCTGCTAAAGCAGAAGAGCAGGAATCAGATGTGTTCAGCTTTATTAATGCCCAGCTTGCTGGGCAAGATGTTGCAAATGGTTCCAGGAGCAGACATAAAAAGGGGGCAGCTGAGGCTCAGATAATCACCAAGAAAGAGGACAGACGATCCTTGATCGCATATGATGATGAAGTAAAAGAGCTAAGGAACCGTGTTGAGAAGCTGGAAGAGATGGTGAACCGCAATCGCAAGGATAAGATAGTGTATGAAGCAGCTTTGAGGAAGTTGAGCGAAACCCGCAAGGCTTTGGCAGATGCTGAGTCTGCTCATGCTTCGGCCTCTAGTGCAGTTGTCAACAAGGAGAAGGAGAAAAGGTGGCTTAAATTCTGA